TGGTTAATGCGCTTGGCTATGTTGAAACACCAGCATGACTGTTATGTAATCTGTGTTTGAAGGGAATTTGAAGGAATGCTAATTACGGCAATGGCAGCGTCGCTTCCATGTTTTGCATTCTAAGTGATCATTGGGGCAAAATATTGTTTCTGTTAATGCGGGCAAGCGGTATTGGAAATGGATGACTGCGGCTATCTGTCATGGAATGTGCGAATTGTAAACAGAGCCTTTGAGcctttaacaaaaatttaattgCCCTGCATGCAagtatttgtattattttgttctcattttgtgattttaaaAAGATTAGACAAAACCTGATTTAGTGAATCAACATTGAAGGTAATGCAATAACAAATCAAAGCTGTACATGTCCAGTGAGAAAACGCGGGGCTTTGTCTCCGCGTCACAATAAACCATAGTGGCTCAAGTACGCTGTGCAAGCAGGCAATTTAATTGGCAAACACAGAATATTATTAAAGCAAAGTGCTAATTCAACGTTCAAATGCAAAAGATAATCATTTCTCTGAATATATGCAAATCGTAGGCTTGCATAACTCGCTCATCTTGAGGATTGTCACTGGCAGCTGGTAATCGTCTCACCACTGCTTTAGGGTTTGATCATGCATTGTTAGCACTTTCCACCGTTGAcgattactcacattttattaaatggaGTTCAGTTGTGGATTCTAAACTAACAAATAGTCAGCAGGTAGTTTTGCTTATGAAGAGATCCTTTGGGAGTTGTAGTGTCATTTGAATGTTTGTAGTTCACTCAAAGTAACATTACGCGTATGTCCTTTGAAAGAAACTTGTTTATGCCAGTTGGATATAATTGTTGTGTGCAATTTCTTCTTGTATTTTGAATGACTAAATGATAGACAGTAATACAAAGAAACGTGATTATTGCTGACCTCACCACTTTTTATGAAACTTGTAATATCTCTTATAGATTAAACAGACacaacttgtttttttttcatttgtactACTTTGAGCCCAACACGACTGTATGTCAATTCGGTTATAACAAGCTGAATGAGCCCTGTTGCTCATTACTGCACTCGATTCTGCTCTAGCGATTCCCTCGGTACGACTACAGATGGGACGAATGGTCCGTTCTTATCCTTACACACTTAAGACTCTGGCAACAAACAATTGCCAGCGCTAGATGAAATGGCTTAAAGACAAAAGCAAATCTGTTGTTGACAACTTGACATCAACTAAGGACAGTTGTggatagttattacacctaaaCTTGGGTCCTGGTACCATGCGTTACGTTAGTTAGCCTGCGCTGTTCACTGAGCTCGAGTAATAGATGTCAGGTCTTCAAACACTTTCTCTCTCTCGCTGAATAAGTCGCTATTCTTTTTGTTTGCTTGAAATAAAGTCAACTAAGCAGAAGCTAACAAGAAATATTAGACTAAGCAAACTCTGTTATTATCAATCATGGAACGGTATACCAGTTTATCCAATCACGTCTATATAATTTGCCTGCTGGCTAATGAACACTAAGCTTTTAACTGTTGCGTAATGTTAGAAGCTGCCATCTATAAGGTAGTTTAAATCCAAGTTTAATGATACGGATTTAAGTAAGCGAAATAGCTGTTCATAGTAACTTGTTAGTGATCAGCATTGGTTTCCTTTCTCAAGTGGGGTTAGATAAGGTTGACCACAGGCTAATCAGCGAGCTGACAATGACCACTAACAGAGCTATATGTTAAAGGGTTTTACAACGGCGGACAGGATCGGTTCATGTAGCGTGTCAGTGATTATCAGTGCTATGGCTCATATCGGTGTTTAATTAATAACTTTGCAAACAACGGCTGCCTAAACTACAATGACTTTCAGGCTCTTCGGCTTGTCAAATACTGGCCTTCGATGGCAGCGAATTAAGTGCAGCAATTGGACAGCGTTGTAATGCTGCCGACTCACCGGGTCTGTCTAGTTGATGTCTTTGTTAGAAATCCTGCTATAATGTCAGACTCCATATTCTAGTGAGATAATTAGCTCATCCCTAATGAAAAGCCTTTGGTAATTTGGCAGTTAAGGGAGTACGTCAGCTACGTGAGGTAATTAAACAGTGATGTGCTGTCGGAAGGAAGTCACCTGCGAGATATGTATATAGATCATTATAGTAGAGTTGATTCTCATATATGCTGTCTAATTCCCGCCGCAAATATTGAGGACATATTTGAACTATATAGGGCCTTTGGTTGTAACAGGTAACAGAATGCTGCAGCATTCCATGTTGAAAACTGGATAAACGAGCCATTTTGTGACTTTCAATTCATTGTCAAGCAATGAAGATTTTTATGATTTTGATAGttggttttattaatttatgCAAAGGATCTAGTATGTCATTGTCATGGTTGCTAGTACAAATGTAATTGTTGTGAAACCAGATTCTCTCTTCTCTCGCCCTCCTATTCATCAGTTCAGTTGAGAGGCATATACCAAAAATTTGAAGGAGTGGAGAAATGATCTTTGATTCTGTGCATTGCCACCATTGGCATTAGTAAGGTCACTGTAGACGCCCTTTCCATAATTGAAGTGGGCGGAGCTTAAGCTGCAACACAAAGCATGGCAAATAATTGAGCCTTTCTTGAGCAAGTGGTTGGCTGAAATAGACTAGTAGCTGTTAGGTAGAATACTGTTGGAATTAGCCTCaaactagtatatataagtaCAGCAGGCCGGTGCTATCTCATTTTTAGTGCAAACTCGCAAGCGATTCCGTATAAATTTTTGCGTGTTTGAGTGCTTTGTGTgtctttttataatttattagtgTGTTTAATTTATTGTAACGAGACCTTAGCAGATATGGCTGGACCAGGAGTTTCTAACCGCGACACAACGTACACAAAGCTCTTCGTCGGAGGCTTGCCTTATCACACTTCCGATGAAACGCTCAAAGCTCATTTCGACCAATATGGAGAGATCGAAGAAGCAGTCGTTATCACCGACAGAGTTACAAACAAAAGCAAAGGTTACGGTTTCGTAAGTAGCAACTATATGTGTAAAACATGTTGTGCAGGTTCAAGAATTTGTATTGTGTTGGAGAAGTCCGACACAACATGATTTGTATAGTCAAACTCTGTAATATTTCCAATGCTTTCTGAAGCATATCAGAAGTTTTCTAACTGTTTTGTCAACATATCGCAAGTTTGTCACCACAATTTTTCATCTAGAGGACAATGAGGGATGATTGCTGATCACGCacagattttgttgttttattcgGGGCTGGTGACTAGTCCTTCATCTGCCAGACATTCTAACCAAGAATTCAGTCACATTATGTGTTCAAATCATTTATATTCGAAGTGCTGTTGACGATGAGGGAACGTAATCTCACAGACAAATACTGGTTAGTGCACTAGGCTGTGCTGAGCATGGTCAGTGCGGTAGGTGTGATTGACACTGATTTAATTTAAATGCTTCGATCAGACGGTCCCTTTGTATGGTAATTGTGATAGCAAATAGTGGTCAGTATCATCGGTTGTAAACGTCATTGAGTAGCGCAAAGACTAAAGCCAAGCAATTGAATAACTGCGCTTTTAGATTCTGTATTGTTAATGCCACTGTTTACAGGTAACCATGGTTGATGCTGAAAGTGCTAAATCTGCAATACAGGACCCGAATCCAGTTATTGATGGCAGAAAAGCAAATGTAAACCTCGCTTATATCGGAGCCAAGCCACGTGCGACTACGGCTGCGGGTGAGCCACTCAATTCCCTTGCTTTTGCCGCTTTGCGAGCTTCTTACAATACTGAATGGAATGAAAGAAAGAAAGAGCTTCTAGTATACTCGATGATAAATACACACGTGCTACTGTCTTGTCACGAATAAATCCCATTAGTCCTTTTATAATGACTAGCTATTGCCTCTTTATGCCCAGCACACACTTCATTGCGAGCCACAAATAGTGACCGCAGAGTAAAAGCTATGGTGATGTGTTTATGATAACTGCCTCGCAAGTTTAAACGCTTTGTGGTAACACGGCTAATGAATAGAGTCATCGTGAAATGGCCAGTGCAGCTCACAAGCGTCTTTTCTACTTGCAGCTCCTGTCAACCAAGCCGCTGCAGCCTATATGAAACCTGGTTTGATCGCTCCTCAAATCGGGTACGTAAATATCTTCATATCTTCTAAGTTTTATTGCTTTCTCTCTTTCCCAATATTTTAAAGTCTGTCAACGAGTTTTTCTTTGTATCAACCAAGGCAGCCGCTGCAGTCTCAGTTGTTGGTAAGATGTAAGCTATAGAAGTAGATGAAGAAcagtaacaaataataaatgaacCAAGATTAGTTTTCATAAAATGAATTGTTGGTAATTTGGTGTCTTGTCTGTATTTGTCAGAAGTATCTTAACGTGATCCACCACACCTAACGCACAGGAAACAGGCGGTCACATGGTACGCAGTTGTGTGAGCATTAGCCCTGTGTCCACCGAATGCAAACAGGTGTATTTACATTACTAGAACTGGGTGTTATGTTAGTTTGACGTGTGGAGTGGGTTGCTTTCGATTTGCCAGATTATTTCTGTTTTCAGCTTCAACGAACAGTTAACTAAACTGAACTAGGTACTTTGATACTTTCTTCTTTGAGGGCACCTTTTATAGTCTCACCGTTTTATTTGAACATAATGTAAACAGTAAAGGCAGATTTACCGCTCCCACCAAGTGATTTGTTTGTCCGAGTGACGGATAGCGATAAGACACAATGCCACTTTGGTCATAGGTGTAACCGCATGATGCACGAAGCTATAGTCAACTACAGGATGGGTAGGCAAACTCCGTAAATAATGTGCGTCCATCTCGTGGAATATAAGACAACCATCGATTATTTGGCAATTTCTAACAAACATAGTGTACAATTATCCATTGTACATGCGTTTGACCAAAAGTAGAAAATCTTTTCAAGGAAAGACAAAAGATATTGGTAGACGGATAGATTATTTGTTTGAACAATAACGATCAAATATGGCTGGTGTGACTAGTAGTGTCTTTAGTCGACTCGTGCTAACAAACGTTTATACAAACTGGCCTTCTCGGCTCTCCACTAAGTGTTCATTTTATTTGCATGCTTCCCTTAGTTACACATTCTTGTTTGTTGGTGAACTGTGTGAAATACTAGCTAGTACGGAATGATTTACTCTCTTAACATCGTTCTTTTGCTTCAGATTTTGCTGATGTGAACTTCTTGTCCAAACTCTGTGTCCATATCTAATTTTGCTTGTCATTTTGTTAACAACTGGATTTGTTGTTTACCCAGGTTACCCCAGTTCTTCCTGCCAGGTATGATGTCAGCCGGAGGTAGTATTCCAGTTTCACAGATGCCTTTGCTACAACCAGCCCAGATTAGCCCAACCGCTACTGCTCAATACCCTCCCATGGCTGATTTTGCCCAGTACGCTTATCCGGGTCTAGCCGGTTTAGAGTTCTCACAGAATCCAGCTGCAACTGCAGCCTTTGGTCTCGCTCCACCCGGTTGCTTCTACTCCATCCCTCCGACCACACCCATTGGTATGCACTACCAACCGGTACCTGCCGAGGCTAGACTCCAGTAGTTGCCCAGTCCCGAGCTCATCAGGCACACTCTCTATCAATGTGCCAGAATCTCGATTCATTTCGTCCTTTGCGTGAAACCTTTTTATGCAAGTTGGATATAGCTTTTTGTGTGCTATTTATTCTTGTATTTTGAATGACTAAATGATAAACAGTAAGAGAAGGAGAAGGAAACTCCCTATGCATGTAATAATCAACTTGTACATAATCGCAAGTATGACAATCGGAATCGACTAGCAATCCGTCGattaaaataagattacaaGTCTATTTATTTGACACAGTCCTCCGTATGACAATCAGTCTCATCATGTATCTCAGAGGGTTAAAAAACCGTGTCTAGGAATGCAATAGCTCACTTTTCTATGAATATCTACATTTTAGAAAGCAATAGGATACTACTGACCAAAGCATTTTCTCTAGGAGCTGTATATATCGAAATATTCGCATATCTATGTCCACTATAGATATTTTGTATTACAATGTTATTATCTTATAGGAATACTTAAACTcctttcatatattttatgtcatcGATATAGACAGATTTACTGTGCATATTGATTCTTATAATAACTATTTATTCTACACATATTTCATTCAATcgcatttatatttttaatcaatagCTACAACAGTTAAATTCTAGTAGAAATAAAAGAAGTACAAGAAACCCGACAACTGCCCTGACAATCAATTATGTATACATTTCTAGGATTGGTAACTGGAGCTCGTTGTAGCTTGTAGCCTTAAAGTGACAAACGGCTCGAATGCAATTCCTTACTAGTGACTGAATGAACAGAGAGAACACGCTTTCTAGAGCTTTAATTAGCAGTTTATTTGAATTTCTACTTCAAATATTCACAAAACAAATTTACATGTGATGGCTTGTTGGGTGAGCTAGTCTCACAACTGTCATTGGCTCAAGGGCTCTTGCTGAAATGTAATGCTTCTCTGTAGACAAGTTACTGTTTGTATATCTTTTACTAGACTATTAATCGTGATGCGCTTATTACATGCCAGCACTGCCAACATCTCAAATCCCATTCAAATACGCTAAACTGAGCTGTCAAGACTACATGGCAACATTAGCCCTGCGAGTCGTTGTACGCTTTACGACTGAAATGACCACAATTATCAATTTTTGTCTTGTGTGGGATTCTAACTGGTAATTAGTGGTGTTTACGTAAAGCAATTTTGTTCTTGATTGCAGATTTGTTCTTTAAGATTTGTATAATGTAGAATTATTCTGTCGAATAGCGACAGTTTTGAAGTCTCATTATTGTGATAAGttgaaaaagtaaaatttaaaagcatTCTGTGTAACTGATATGGTGGCtaaatagctacatgtatttgattttATGACCAGCTCCGTCGGTCAAAATCACGTTTTATCACAAATTTATGGATTCGTCTCCCCAGTAATTTACAAGGAGAATATAATTGCGTAGGTTGAAGATGCATCCTTAATCATGGTAtatttgagtttttaaaataatagcGATAATACAGCATTAATCACATAACTGTAGGCTTGCTATACTATTAATCAGAGGGAACCTTTAATTAGCAGTTGTCAGAAAGGTATAGAGGTAATGGTACATAACCACAAAACTAGGCTGGACAGAGCCATTcaagttttttactttttaaagatGTACTATTTTTAGACTAATGGCATACCGTTATTAAACTCCAGTGTGAGAATTGCTAGAGGTGCtctattaaaatcatataagtACGCATAGCTGTAAGTCAGTAAAAGGAAACACAAATCTGTTCTCTTTAAAGCTAAGACTTGTTGAAGACTAAGCTTTATTTACATGCAAATAATGCATGTACGCCATATTGTTTTAGCAGAGATTTTGAAAATTCATTTCAATTTGTCGGGTACTCTAATAGTTGTCTCTGATTTCTTTTTCTCCGTATCAAGATCACCGCATTAATTTCCAAACTTGATTTATCTTTTGTTCAATTGTTCATTTTCATCCGCCAGAATGTTGCTACCTAGATAAAATGAAATCATTCTATCTGATTTAGTTTTAACCTACTGCCATCTTTTTGGACTATTGACATGAAGTTTTGGTGTTAATATTGTACATGCTTTCACTTCTCACATGTTTTGCCAATAATAGTCTGCTAGTTATTGTCACTGCCTATAAACTGACACGCTGCTGTCATTTTAGCTATCTGCAGCTGAAAGATAGACTTATTGTTAGAGCTAAAGTGGCCTTCTAAAAACTAAAGCACCgataaacattattattgatCTCTATTGATGGCTTATTTTGGAGCAACTGCCCTAATATTTCTTGTTCTCGCTTTTCATGTAAACCAAAAATAACGTTACATAATATATGGCCTACACATATATATCAAACGCACCCTGTCATATTTGCTACTACATGAGCCaatctatttttattactttctGGATTGATGTATGcaataaaacctttatttgctaataaaagttgacaaaaaataaaattttattcaaaatttgtTTGCTAGTCAGTCATCAAAATTCAAGGGatgatgaaatgataaaaaatatgcacgtactataaatattttaaatttgtgtGATATTGCTTACTACCACTTTTCAAGATCCAAAATAGATACATGCATTTTCATATCAGGGCTTCATGGTAGCTTTAAGTCTCTTTACATTTCTCTTTAAAAATCCCACTTTGACTCCTTTTAAAATATCGCCTTATATACTATCACCTAAAGTATTTACAGCCTATAGAAATTATAGCCTAAGTTACATAGTGTAGGTCCATCCCCTGCTCTACCTCCAGATTGCTCCTTACTGAATAGACATTttcttttctgtttttattagATAGAACAACAATTAATACCTCTAAAACcaattattacttattattgattaaattgctttaaattttCTTTAGATTATTTTACACGGTTTTATATAATGAAgttattttaaatgtttcaatATCCAGTTTCCCTCAAGCCGTTTAATAATTCTAGCATATCATTGTGGCTTATTTTGTTCTttttgtataaataaattatgacCCTTCAATATAGAAACAAATGCTTGGCTAAACATTTATAGAATGTTAACAGGTctgatgatatacatgtacatgtagtaataTACCAAACGCGGTGTTTCACCAGAGCTGATGCTATTGGAAGCTTATGTTGATTATAAAGCAAGAGGCCACCACAGACCTATCTAACCTACAATGTAGTCAATGAgagaatttttaaaatgtttcttttAGGGAAACGTTTAGCTTCTCTTTGAGTAAGCATTATTAACATCTGGTGTCGTCTCACGTACCACTGCATTTAAAGTCGATCAGTTTAACCTTTCACGACAGCATAAGGTACTGTATTTGGTGCAACTGGTGAGTTTGTTTGAGATAAGTTTGTCATTCATAAGAAAGCATGGTAAATCTAATTAAGATAGCTTTAGCACAACAAAACACGACGTGGTAGTCTGAGCCAGTGGAGTTAACACACAACTTTATCATGCTGTAGGAACTCAAGCTACACAGGTTCAGTGGGACATGCAAAACTAATGCCTGACATGCAGTGACCTGTTGCAGATGGCGCCGGAAGATGCTACATGCTACAAGACTTATTGACACACTTTCTTTCTAGAATCTTCCGCCCGATGAACAAGCTCAGTTTGAATCATAACCAATTGTTTCCAATCAGCAATTTTATTCTGAGCTCTCTCCTAAATGATAAAATACTGAGATACCTCGATAGTTAACATCTCTTATGAATATTCTATACTTACTACTATCAGATGatagaaacagtaaaatatatcgAAATATTGGTTTAATGCGTTATAGCTTATCTAGTCTCAACAGGTGTGGCCAAAAAGAGGAGaaaatttaaaagaattttATGAAGCAAAAGATTTCAAATACGCAAGCTACGTTTGAGCAAAGCAGCATGTTAAAAGAATATTTTGCAATTTGAGGAAGCTACTCGTTACTGGAAACTCAGCTTTGCCAACACACATGTTTAATCTGATGCTGAGATATTAGGTAGTTTCCTATGACTAAACACGGATACCAACATAAGTGGTTACAGAAGAGCAGAGCGAGAAGCATTGAATGTATGataaatatcaacaaaaaatgtataaaaaaaatgACAAGAAAACCATAATTAATGTGAAGGAAATACAACATTTCTGCCAATGAAAAGAGGATTGCACTATCTAAAGACTGCATGATTTCTATACACCGTTATATAAAATAAGGTGGCAACATGTTTTATCCGAAGCTCCAGCTAGTCTCTAAAAGAACTAAATAAACATCTTGTTACACAGTACAAGATGTTTATTCAGTTCATATTTATTCTACTTGCTGTGCCAAATGTATCCTAACACCAACATAAACAATAGTTCAGCTCTGCTATCACCTAAGAAAAGATAGACCATTGATCGGCTATTGATCTGTGTCTGCAATGTTCTCTATTAAAGCTTGCAGTAGCTCCGCCCCTTCCTCATGTACCAGCACAATATCAAATCTTCTTTTATATTCTTCAAGGCTCGCATCAACCTGCAAAACCGTAATTGTTGAAACACAAGCTAGAAGCGGGCATTGCCAATGATTGGCTCAGATCGAAACAGACAGTACGAAACCGAGTAACAGATCACGAAAACTTTCAATGGTATAAAAAATGCAATATATTAGTTTTTCCTTCATGCATTTTCTAAAAATGCTTGAATTCTAGTCGTCCCGCGAGCCATGAGATATGACCGTGTGTAGTAAGTATGTACATAACTATTCCGCAATGTAGCAAGGTGGCTGAGTGGTGCAGCTGCTACTATGACCAGTTGCTAAACCGAATATCATGGTGCAAGTTCCTAATACTCTTAGTGTGACTCTGAACAGACagactcttattatagcaaagattatagTGAAGATTCAGAGTATTCACAGCTCAACCTAACCATCAGCAAGATGCATTATACCTCTG
The genomic region above belongs to Watersipora subatra chromosome 1, tzWatSuba1.1, whole genome shotgun sequence and contains:
- the LOC137398995 gene encoding RNA-binding protein 38-like, whose product is MAGPGVSNRDTTYTKLFVGGLPYHTSDETLKAHFDQYGEIEEAVVITDRVTNKSKGYGFVTMVDAESAKSAIQDPNPVIDGRKANVNLAYIGAKPRATTAAAPVNQAAAAYMKPGLIAPQIGLPQFFLPGMMSAGGSIPVSQMPLLQPAQISPTATAQYPPMADFAQYAYPGLAGLEFSQNPAATAAFGLAPPGCFYSIPPTTPIGMHYQPVPAEARLQ